The Alkalihalophilus pseudofirmus nucleotide sequence TCTGCATGTCTCGTCTGAGCTTTCTCATCTCTTCATCCGAGAGCTTTGTGACATCTCGTCCTTCAAATTTCACTTCACCTTCCGTCGGCTCAATCAACCGTAAAATCGATTTACCTGTCGTTGACTTCCCGCAGCCAGACTCCCCGACAATCCCTAAAATCTCGCCTTCATAGACAGTGAAGCTGACATCATCAACTGCTTTGACCTCGCCTACCTTTTTGCTAAGGAAGCCTCCGTGCACATCAAAATATTTTTTCAATCCGTTTACTTCTAAAAGTGGTTTAGCCAACGTTCTCGCTCCCTTCTGTGTCATAAAGGAAGCAGCGCACCTGATGCCCGGCAGAATCCGTTAAGAGCTCAGGATCTTCTGAGATGCAGCGGCCAAACGCTGATTCACAACGAGCAGCAAAACGACAGCCTTGCCTGATGCTCCCAGGCTTTGGCACACTCCCCGGAATCGAATACAACCGCTGCTCTTTCTCATGAATCTTCGGCAGGGATTTAATCAATCCTTTTGTATAAGGATGCTTCGGCTCTTTTAGAATTGCACGAACCGTCCCTTCCTCCACCACTTTTCCTGCATACATCACAATCACTCGGTCACAGATTTCGGCAACGACACCCAGGTCATGGGTTATCATCATAATTGCTGTCCCTTGCTCCTTATTTAACTTCCTCATTAAATCAAGAATTTGCGCTTGGATCGTTACATCGAGGGCTGTTGTCGGTTCATCCGCAATCAGCACCTCCGGATCACAGCTCATCGCCATCGCAATCATGACACGCTGACGCATTCCGCCGGATAATTGATGCGGATACTCATCGACAATTTCAT carries:
- a CDS encoding ABC transporter ATP-binding protein, whose amino-acid sequence is MSEVVLELKNVRTHFFTDNGEIPAVDDVSMKIHKGEVVGIVGESGCGKSVTSLSVMNLVPNPPGKIVGGEILFKEENLAAVSKRRMKKIRGNEIAMIFQEPMTSLNPLFTIGNQLMEAIRNHQKLSKKEAKAKAVDMLKIVGIPRADEIVDEYPHQLSGGMRQRVMIAMAMSCDPEVLIADEPTTALDVTIQAQILDLMRKLNKEQGTAIMMITHDLGVVAEICDRVIVMYAGKVVEEGTVRAILKEPKHPYTKGLIKSLPKIHEKEQRLYSIPGSVPKPGSIRQGCRFAARCESAFGRCISEDPELLTDSAGHQVRCFLYDTEGSENVG